One Clarias gariepinus isolate MV-2021 ecotype Netherlands chromosome 5, CGAR_prim_01v2, whole genome shotgun sequence genomic region harbors:
- the slain1a gene encoding SLAIN motif-containing protein 1a isoform X1: MEAAVMKLHAMADVNGNSAVMDAELEVKKLQELVRKLERQNEQLRTRAATSYSHSGHLFPNQNCAGNTASGHVYSGSLCLSAQPTHLEAHNRDEQYVCFHAQSPSEAESSLLDELEILDIFSLLNADPESEDSWLYVSPKAKLFPRSPLSPLQWCRHVFDNPGPEVESAKRSLCYRLDQAKRWKGALSGSASSLSYRPADGLSFLSTSVKSLTKPALTEQTVPSPQSSHCSLQSPPPGRSCAGLAERSPSFLYHPATHNYSRPHAAVSPQSSMNNEFSISELDDDDSVSMDYKLQDMTDVQVMARLQEESLRQEYATTSATGARRSSSFSVHSGLRRPERTDVRMEDDDEDFDDLPPPQPRLFRTGSMQRSVSHSHNLSSLREPRRCSSSSTQYLSSPCPSTASYSSTETQGYRTSTDMLRKSMPNLIRAPSMLSVPSMTSITAPASHTAFSSFHSSPSSLRNSQSFDSSSGLARLQSAIPSPGQLQQRVQSIGTFSTATRQPVKATAYVSPTIQGPITMPSSVSLNSLSSNSVSKPSKASTPPATSRSALPRPASFIGTSGTTRSKIAQPARSLLTPPKSMASLSALRDASWRDGCY, encoded by the exons ATGGAGGCGGCCGTGATGAAGCTGCACGCGATGGCGGACGTTAACGGGAACAGCGCCGTTATGGACGCGGAGCTCGAGGTGAAAAAGCTGCAGGAGCTCGTGCGCAAACTGGAGCGACAGAACGAGCAGCTGAGGACAAGAGCGGCGACTTCATACAGCCACAGCGGGCATTTATTCCCAAACCAGAACTGCGCTGGAAACACGGCCAGTGGTCATGTTTATTCAGGGAGTCTTTGCCTTTCAGCTCAGCCCACGCATTTGGAAGCGCACAATAGAGACGAACAGTACGTGTGTTTTCACGCTCAGTCTCCGAGCGAGGCGGAGAGCTCACTGCTGGACGAGCTGGAAATCCTAGACATCTTCTCTCTTCTAAACGCCGACCCAGAGTCCGAGGACAGCTG GTTGTATGTGTCTCCAAAAGCAAAGCTGTTTCCTCGGTCACCCCTCAGCCCTCTGCAGTGGTGTAGACATGTATTCGACAACCCTGGGCCTGAGGTGGAGTCAGCTAAGCGTTCCTTATGCTACCGACTAGACCAGG CCAAAAGATGGAAAGGAGCTCTATCTGGCAGTGCATCATCTTTATCATACAGACCTGCAGATGGACTCTCCTTCTTAAGCACCTCAGTTAAATCTCTTACTAAACCTGCACTAACTGAACAAACAG TTCCATCTCCTCAATCCAGCCACTGCTCTCTCCAGTCACCTCCCCCTGGGAGGAGTTGTGCTGGCCTGGCCGAGAGATCGCCCTCATTCCTCTATCACCCGGCTACTCACA ATTACAGCCGTCCACATGCTGCAGTCAGTCCACAGTCTTCCATGAACAATGAGTTCAGCATCTCAGAGCTGGATGATGACGATTCAGTCTCTATGGACTACAAACTTCAAGACATGACTGATGTCCAGGTCATGGCCCGGCTACAGGAGGAGA GTCTGCGTCAGGAGTACGCCACTACCTCGGCCACTGGTGCCCGCCGGAGCTCCAGCTTCTCTGTGCACTCAGGATTGCGGCGCCCAGAGAGGACCGATGTGAGGatggaggatgatgatgaggatttTGATGACCTGCCGCCTCCCCAACCACGACTTTTCCGTACAGGGTCAATGCAGCGGAGTGTGTCACACTCACACAACTTGTCCAGTCTCAGAGAGCCACGCCGCTGCAGCTCCTCCAGCACACAGTACCTCAGCAGCCCCTGTCCCAGCACAGCCAGCTACTCAAGCACTGAAACACAGGGTTACCGCACCAGCACAG ACATGCTGCGGAAAAGCATGCCAAATCTGATACGAGCTCCCAGCATGCTGTCCGTGCCGAGTATGACAAGTATTACAGCTCCTGCCAGTCACACCGCTTTCTCTTCGTTTCACTCTTCACCATCGTCCCTACGCAACAGTCAGAGCTTTGACTCTTCAAGCGGCCTTGCCAGGCTTCAGTCTGCAA TTCCATCTCCAGGTCAGCTGCAACAGCGAGTACAGAGTATAGGCACGTTCTCCACAGCAACACGACAACCAGTGAAAGCCACTGCCTACGTCAGTCCCACAATACAGGGTCCCATCACGATGCCTTCATCTGTTAGTTTAAACTCACTCTCCAGCAATAGTGTTAGTAAACCCAGCAAAGCCAGCACTCCACCCGCTACAAGTCGCAGTGCTCTACCTCGACCAGCCTCCTTCATTGGCACCAGTGGGACCACACGCAGCAAGATCGCTCAGCCAGCTCGCAG CTTACTGACTCCGCCAAAGAGTATGGCGTCCCTGAGTGCCCTGCGTGATGCGAGCTGGAGGGATGGATGTTACTGA
- the slain1a gene encoding SLAIN motif-containing protein 1a isoform X3 produces the protein MEAAVMKLHAMADVNGNSAVMDAELEVKKLQELVRKLERQNEQLRTRAATSYSHSGHLFPNQNCAGNTASGHVYSGSLCLSAQPTHLEAHNRDEQYVCFHAQSPSEAESSLLDELEILDIFSLLNADPESEDSWLYVSPKAKLFPRSPLSPLQWCRHVFDNPGPEVESAKRSLCYRLDQVPSPQSSHCSLQSPPPGRSCAGLAERSPSFLYHPATHNYSRPHAAVSPQSSMNNEFSISELDDDDSVSMDYKLQDMTDVQVMARLQEESLRQEYATTSATGARRSSSFSVHSGLRRPERTDVRMEDDDEDFDDLPPPQPRLFRTGSMQRSVSHSHNLSSLREPRRCSSSSTQYLSSPCPSTASYSSTETQGYRTSTDMLRKSMPNLIRAPSMLSVPSMTSITAPASHTAFSSFHSSPSSLRNSQSFDSSSGLARLQSAIPSPGQLQQRVQSIGTFSTATRQPVKATAYVSPTIQGPITMPSSVSLNSLSSNSVSKPSKASTPPATSRSALPRPASFIGTSGTTRSKIAQPARSLLTPPKSMASLSALRDASWRDGCY, from the exons ATGGAGGCGGCCGTGATGAAGCTGCACGCGATGGCGGACGTTAACGGGAACAGCGCCGTTATGGACGCGGAGCTCGAGGTGAAAAAGCTGCAGGAGCTCGTGCGCAAACTGGAGCGACAGAACGAGCAGCTGAGGACAAGAGCGGCGACTTCATACAGCCACAGCGGGCATTTATTCCCAAACCAGAACTGCGCTGGAAACACGGCCAGTGGTCATGTTTATTCAGGGAGTCTTTGCCTTTCAGCTCAGCCCACGCATTTGGAAGCGCACAATAGAGACGAACAGTACGTGTGTTTTCACGCTCAGTCTCCGAGCGAGGCGGAGAGCTCACTGCTGGACGAGCTGGAAATCCTAGACATCTTCTCTCTTCTAAACGCCGACCCAGAGTCCGAGGACAGCTG GTTGTATGTGTCTCCAAAAGCAAAGCTGTTTCCTCGGTCACCCCTCAGCCCTCTGCAGTGGTGTAGACATGTATTCGACAACCCTGGGCCTGAGGTGGAGTCAGCTAAGCGTTCCTTATGCTACCGACTAGACCAGG TTCCATCTCCTCAATCCAGCCACTGCTCTCTCCAGTCACCTCCCCCTGGGAGGAGTTGTGCTGGCCTGGCCGAGAGATCGCCCTCATTCCTCTATCACCCGGCTACTCACA ATTACAGCCGTCCACATGCTGCAGTCAGTCCACAGTCTTCCATGAACAATGAGTTCAGCATCTCAGAGCTGGATGATGACGATTCAGTCTCTATGGACTACAAACTTCAAGACATGACTGATGTCCAGGTCATGGCCCGGCTACAGGAGGAGA GTCTGCGTCAGGAGTACGCCACTACCTCGGCCACTGGTGCCCGCCGGAGCTCCAGCTTCTCTGTGCACTCAGGATTGCGGCGCCCAGAGAGGACCGATGTGAGGatggaggatgatgatgaggatttTGATGACCTGCCGCCTCCCCAACCACGACTTTTCCGTACAGGGTCAATGCAGCGGAGTGTGTCACACTCACACAACTTGTCCAGTCTCAGAGAGCCACGCCGCTGCAGCTCCTCCAGCACACAGTACCTCAGCAGCCCCTGTCCCAGCACAGCCAGCTACTCAAGCACTGAAACACAGGGTTACCGCACCAGCACAG ACATGCTGCGGAAAAGCATGCCAAATCTGATACGAGCTCCCAGCATGCTGTCCGTGCCGAGTATGACAAGTATTACAGCTCCTGCCAGTCACACCGCTTTCTCTTCGTTTCACTCTTCACCATCGTCCCTACGCAACAGTCAGAGCTTTGACTCTTCAAGCGGCCTTGCCAGGCTTCAGTCTGCAA TTCCATCTCCAGGTCAGCTGCAACAGCGAGTACAGAGTATAGGCACGTTCTCCACAGCAACACGACAACCAGTGAAAGCCACTGCCTACGTCAGTCCCACAATACAGGGTCCCATCACGATGCCTTCATCTGTTAGTTTAAACTCACTCTCCAGCAATAGTGTTAGTAAACCCAGCAAAGCCAGCACTCCACCCGCTACAAGTCGCAGTGCTCTACCTCGACCAGCCTCCTTCATTGGCACCAGTGGGACCACACGCAGCAAGATCGCTCAGCCAGCTCGCAG CTTACTGACTCCGCCAAAGAGTATGGCGTCCCTGAGTGCCCTGCGTGATGCGAGCTGGAGGGATGGATGTTACTGA
- the slain1a gene encoding SLAIN motif-containing protein 1a isoform X2, whose product MEAAVMKLHAMADVNGNSAVMDAELEVKKLQELVRKLERQNEQLRTRAATSYSHSGHLFPNQNCAGNTASGHVYSGSLCLSAQPTHLEAHNRDEQYVCFHAQSPSEAESSLLDELEILDIFSLLNADPESEDSWLYVSPKAKLFPRSPLSPLQWCRHVFDNPGPEVESAKRSLCYRLDQAKRWKGALSGSASSLSYRPADGLSFLSTSVKSLTKPALTEQTDYSRPHAAVSPQSSMNNEFSISELDDDDSVSMDYKLQDMTDVQVMARLQEESLRQEYATTSATGARRSSSFSVHSGLRRPERTDVRMEDDDEDFDDLPPPQPRLFRTGSMQRSVSHSHNLSSLREPRRCSSSSTQYLSSPCPSTASYSSTETQGYRTSTDMLRKSMPNLIRAPSMLSVPSMTSITAPASHTAFSSFHSSPSSLRNSQSFDSSSGLARLQSAIPSPGQLQQRVQSIGTFSTATRQPVKATAYVSPTIQGPITMPSSVSLNSLSSNSVSKPSKASTPPATSRSALPRPASFIGTSGTTRSKIAQPARSLLTPPKSMASLSALRDASWRDGCY is encoded by the exons ATGGAGGCGGCCGTGATGAAGCTGCACGCGATGGCGGACGTTAACGGGAACAGCGCCGTTATGGACGCGGAGCTCGAGGTGAAAAAGCTGCAGGAGCTCGTGCGCAAACTGGAGCGACAGAACGAGCAGCTGAGGACAAGAGCGGCGACTTCATACAGCCACAGCGGGCATTTATTCCCAAACCAGAACTGCGCTGGAAACACGGCCAGTGGTCATGTTTATTCAGGGAGTCTTTGCCTTTCAGCTCAGCCCACGCATTTGGAAGCGCACAATAGAGACGAACAGTACGTGTGTTTTCACGCTCAGTCTCCGAGCGAGGCGGAGAGCTCACTGCTGGACGAGCTGGAAATCCTAGACATCTTCTCTCTTCTAAACGCCGACCCAGAGTCCGAGGACAGCTG GTTGTATGTGTCTCCAAAAGCAAAGCTGTTTCCTCGGTCACCCCTCAGCCCTCTGCAGTGGTGTAGACATGTATTCGACAACCCTGGGCCTGAGGTGGAGTCAGCTAAGCGTTCCTTATGCTACCGACTAGACCAGG CCAAAAGATGGAAAGGAGCTCTATCTGGCAGTGCATCATCTTTATCATACAGACCTGCAGATGGACTCTCCTTCTTAAGCACCTCAGTTAAATCTCTTACTAAACCTGCACTAACTGAACAAACAG ATTACAGCCGTCCACATGCTGCAGTCAGTCCACAGTCTTCCATGAACAATGAGTTCAGCATCTCAGAGCTGGATGATGACGATTCAGTCTCTATGGACTACAAACTTCAAGACATGACTGATGTCCAGGTCATGGCCCGGCTACAGGAGGAGA GTCTGCGTCAGGAGTACGCCACTACCTCGGCCACTGGTGCCCGCCGGAGCTCCAGCTTCTCTGTGCACTCAGGATTGCGGCGCCCAGAGAGGACCGATGTGAGGatggaggatgatgatgaggatttTGATGACCTGCCGCCTCCCCAACCACGACTTTTCCGTACAGGGTCAATGCAGCGGAGTGTGTCACACTCACACAACTTGTCCAGTCTCAGAGAGCCACGCCGCTGCAGCTCCTCCAGCACACAGTACCTCAGCAGCCCCTGTCCCAGCACAGCCAGCTACTCAAGCACTGAAACACAGGGTTACCGCACCAGCACAG ACATGCTGCGGAAAAGCATGCCAAATCTGATACGAGCTCCCAGCATGCTGTCCGTGCCGAGTATGACAAGTATTACAGCTCCTGCCAGTCACACCGCTTTCTCTTCGTTTCACTCTTCACCATCGTCCCTACGCAACAGTCAGAGCTTTGACTCTTCAAGCGGCCTTGCCAGGCTTCAGTCTGCAA TTCCATCTCCAGGTCAGCTGCAACAGCGAGTACAGAGTATAGGCACGTTCTCCACAGCAACACGACAACCAGTGAAAGCCACTGCCTACGTCAGTCCCACAATACAGGGTCCCATCACGATGCCTTCATCTGTTAGTTTAAACTCACTCTCCAGCAATAGTGTTAGTAAACCCAGCAAAGCCAGCACTCCACCCGCTACAAGTCGCAGTGCTCTACCTCGACCAGCCTCCTTCATTGGCACCAGTGGGACCACACGCAGCAAGATCGCTCAGCCAGCTCGCAG CTTACTGACTCCGCCAAAGAGTATGGCGTCCCTGAGTGCCCTGCGTGATGCGAGCTGGAGGGATGGATGTTACTGA
- the wu:fc50b12 gene encoding p53-induced death domain-containing protein 1 isoform X1 — MVTPNQWEIFDGCAATKTGSGRKEWCVEKMPSKAQEDAVINMKSIQDISKQLGFEWPVLAYELGFTRPEVSQFHATSKEKRDQAKSMLESWYERSWDKPNKTKVLQDGLERAGRRDLAERLRCLHWGHQKLSRRVELPSAFPFLITVHKTIDNKEALSRINELNRSFN; from the exons ATGGTGACTCCAAACCAGTGGGAAATCTTTGACGGATGTGCAGCAACAAAAA CAGGATCTGGAAGAAAGGAATGGTGTGTAGAGAAAATGCCAAGTAAAGCTCAAGAG GATGCTGTGATCAATATGAAGTCTATACAGGATATTTCAAAACAGCTGGGCTTTGAGTGGCCAGTTCTTGCATATGAACTGGGCTTCACAAGACCTGAAGTCAGCCAGTTTCATGCCACATCTAAGGAGAAGAGGGATCAGGCCAAGAGCATGTTGGAATCCTG GTATGAGAGGTCTTGGGATAAGCCTAATAAGACTAAAGTGCTGCAGGATGGACTGGAGCGTGCCGGCCGTAGAGACCTGGCTGAGAGGCTGCGCTGTCTTCACTGGGGCCACCAGAAACTCAGCCGCAGGGTCGAGCTGCCTTCTGCATTCCCCTTTCTCATAACTGTCCACAAGACTATAGATAACAAAGAGGCCCTGAGTAGAATTAATGAGCTTAATCGCAGTTTCAACTAA
- the wu:fc50b12 gene encoding p53-induced death domain-containing protein 1 isoform X2, with protein sequence MPSKAQEDAVINMKSIQDISKQLGFEWPVLAYELGFTRPEVSQFHATSKEKRDQAKSMLESWYERSWDKPNKTKVLQDGLERAGRRDLAERLRCLHWGHQKLSRRVELPSAFPFLITVHKTIDNKEALSRINELNRSFN encoded by the exons ATGCCAAGTAAAGCTCAAGAG GATGCTGTGATCAATATGAAGTCTATACAGGATATTTCAAAACAGCTGGGCTTTGAGTGGCCAGTTCTTGCATATGAACTGGGCTTCACAAGACCTGAAGTCAGCCAGTTTCATGCCACATCTAAGGAGAAGAGGGATCAGGCCAAGAGCATGTTGGAATCCTG GTATGAGAGGTCTTGGGATAAGCCTAATAAGACTAAAGTGCTGCAGGATGGACTGGAGCGTGCCGGCCGTAGAGACCTGGCTGAGAGGCTGCGCTGTCTTCACTGGGGCCACCAGAAACTCAGCCGCAGGGTCGAGCTGCCTTCTGCATTCCCCTTTCTCATAACTGTCCACAAGACTATAGATAACAAAGAGGCCCTGAGTAGAATTAATGAGCTTAATCGCAGTTTCAACTAA
- the kbtbd7 gene encoding kelch repeat and BTB domain-containing protein 7, which yields MASGSCFSGPEELEDLSHALNLMRELKCFYDSQLLVDVRIEVDAGPETSGCSSRPETQTFFQCNRNILAAASPYFKSMFTGGLYESTQSKITIHDVDAESMALIIDYCYTGRVSITEANVQKLYSAANMLQVEYIRHACADFMTRRLDLSNCTGILKFADTFDNMDLKSKAQAFIAKHFSQLSASGKELCELDIKQIKEILALDSLDIDCERKVCAVAVCWIEHNLSLKTEDVLYILKCVRWSLFTEKDRFYLDSLKSKPFIKRHLPSLPDLSNTGESSVISMNHTKQRIGKSAKEMVLFFGRPNEPFMCYDPYTEEIYSMSSPAINLMNQNFKRSPMETFLVCVTPENSLYIASHLSKHFWVYDPLLNSWQELAERLLGRMHSYIGYLSGHIYILGGRDPVSDARLKEVECYSIQRNQWMFVAPLPHSLGKMQVVTVNEQLYVVNKRRILCYEPKRNHWLQRGSLKRNKLHKACVFLDQIVCLCDIPVVKVYNPVRGEWRRIADIPIDSSALNYQVVQHRNKLLLLTLAIVHHNKNRLVIHEFDASRDTWKNVVTMFGSSFGSISLSARIYTACLSSGQNFVSEEDDDSGSSVDWDFGLTDADSDSGSSSSFSDENW from the coding sequence ATGGCTTCGGGAAGCTGTTTCAGTGGACCGGAGGAACTCGAGGATTTAAGCCATGCACTGAATTTGATGAGAGAACTGAAATGTTTCTACGACTCCCAACTTCTGGTTGATGTTCGTATTGAAGTGGACGCAGGACCGGAGACCTCGGGATGCTCCTCCAGACCggaaacacagacatttttCCAGTGTAACCGCAACATCTTGGCGGCAGCAAGTCCATATTTCAAAAGCATGTTCACAGGAGGGCTGTACGAGAGCACTCAGAGTAAGATCACGATTCACGACGTGGACGCGGAGTCCATGGCGCTCATTATAGACTACTGCTACACCGGCAGGGTCAGCATCACTGAAGCCAATGTGCAGAAGCTTTACTCAGCTGCCAATATGCTGCAGGTCGAGTACATTAGACACGCCTGCGCTGATTTCATGACCAGAAGGCTGGATTTGTCGAACTGTACAGGCATCTTGAAATTTGCAGACACCTTTGACAACATGGACCTGAAAAGCAAAGCGCAAGCTTTCATAGCGAAGCACTTTTCTCAGCTCAGTGCCAGCGGTAAGGAGCTGTGTGAACTGGacataaaacaaatcaaagaGATTCTCGCTTTGGATTCCCTCGATATTGACTGCGAGAGGAAAGTGTGTGCTGTTGCAGTGTGTTGGATCGAACATAATCTGTCTCTGAAAACGGAAGACGTGTTGTACATCCTTAAATGTGTCAGATGGTCACTGTTCACGGAGAAAGACCGGTTCTATTTAGATAGCCTTAAATCAAAACCTTTTATTAAAAGACACCTGCCGAGTTTGCCAGATTTGTCAAATACGGGAGAGAGCAGTGTCATTTCTATGAACCATACAAAACAGAGAATTGGGAAAAGTGCAAAAGAAATGGTCCTGTTTTTTGGCCGACCAAATGAACCGTTCATGTGTTATGACCCGTACACTGAAGAGATCTACTCCATGTCATCCCCTGCCATTAATCTCATGAATCAGAACTTTAAACGTTCTCCCATGGAGACGTTTTTAGTTTGCGTCACACCAGAGAACAGCCTGTACATAGCGTCACACTTGTCAAAGCACTTTTGGGTGTATGATCCATTGCTGAATTCCTGGCAAGAGCTGGCTGAAAGACTGCTAGGGAGAATGCATTCATACATTGGCTACCTCAGTGGGCACATATACATTCTTGGTGGTCGGGACCCAGTATCTGATGCCAGACTAAAGGAGGTTGAGTGCTATAGCATTCAGAGGAACCAGTGGATGTTTGTCGCTCCTTTGCCTCATTCCTTGGGCAAGATGCAAGTTGTGACAGTAAATGAGCAACTATATGTAGTGAACAAGCGAAGAATATTGTGCTACGAGCCCAAGAGAAACCATTGGCTCCAGCGTGGCTCTTTAAAACGCAACAAACTTCACAAAGCCTGTGTCTTTCTGGATCAGATCGTCTGTCTTTGTGACATCCCAGTAGTAAAGGTGTATAACCCAGTCCGAGGTGAATGGAGACGCATCGCAGACATACCCATCGATAGCAGTGCTCTAAACTACCAAGTTGTGCAACACAGAAATAAACTGCTCCTGCTTACTCTTGCCATTGTCCATCACAACAAAAACAGACTTGTCATACATGAGTTCGACGCTTCTAGAGACACGTGGAAAAACGTGGTCACCATGTTCGGGTCCTCGTTTGGCTCAATAAGTCTCTCTGCACGCATTTACACGGCTTGCCTTAGTTCAGGACAGAACTTTGTTAGCGAAGAGGATGATGACAGTGGTTCCAGTGTAGACTGGGACTTTGGATTGACTGATGCCGACTCAGATTCTGGCAGCTCGAGCTCTTTTTCTGATGAGAATTGGTAG
- the zgc:101559 gene encoding ras-related protein Rab-33B-like: protein MAAENKNADSDSICDRDSLANYSFQDSFQTRVFKIIVIGDSNVGKTCLTYRFCEAKFLKNPEATIGVDFREKTLELDGENIKLQIWDTAGQERFRKSMVEHYYRSVHAVIFVYDVSNLASFESLPEWIEECRHHSVPLNVPHILVGNKCDLGRGEVPTSLAQRLADSYNFPLFETSAKDPAEKEHVDAIFLTLAHKLKNHKPLRLKQLSGITATPLTSEQEEKDLCFC, encoded by the exons ATGGCAGCTGAAAACAAAAACGCCGATTCGGATTCAATCTGTGACAGAGACAGTCTTGCGAATTATTCGTTCCAGGACAGTTTTCAGACAAgggtatttaaaataattgtcaTCGGCGACTCGAATGTTGGGAAAACGTGTTTGACTTATAGGTTCTGTGAAGCGAAATTTCTTAAAAACCCAGAAGCCACAATCGGAGTGGACTTCAGAGAAAAGACGCTCGAGCTGGATGGAGAAAACATCAAG TTGCAGATTTGGGACACAGCTGGACAGGAGCGTTTCAGAAAGAGTATGGTGGAACATTACTACCGCAGCGTGCATGCTGTGATCTTCGTATATGATGTAAGCAACCTTGCTTCTTTTGAAAGTCTGCCCGAGTGGATTGAAGAGTGTAGACACCACTCAGTCCCACTGAATGTGCCCCACATCTTAGTAGGGAACAAATGTGACTTAGGAAGAGGAGAGGTTCCTACCTCACTAGCCCAGCGACTAGCTGATAGCTATAATTTCCCACTCTTTGAGACGTCTGCCAAGGACCCTGCTGAGAAGGAGCATGTGGATGCCATTTTCCTCACCCTAGCCCACAAGCTGAAGAATCACAAGCCTCTTAGGCTGAAACAGCTGAGTGGAATTACTGCAACACCTCTGACCAGCGAGCAGGAAGAGAAGGACCTCTGCTTCTGCTGA
- the rgcc gene encoding regulator of cell cycle RGCC, whose amino-acid sequence MKSPKIKSQSKSFIEDDDDLNAVLCEFDAVIEDFASPFEKRHFRYDEHLKTMKRRSSASVSDSGISDSDSAESLNRNSLSFSDERLNSPVFSPSPTSPSVTSPKPKLGDTKDLEDFIADLDKTLASM is encoded by the exons ATGAAGTCACCAAAGATTAAGTCTCAGAGTAAAT CCTTCATTGAGGATGACGACGACCTGAACGCGGTGCTGTGCGAGTTCGACGCCGTCATTGAGGATTTCGCTTCGCCCTTTGAGAAGAGACATTTCCGATATGACGAGCACCTGAAGACCATGAAGAGGCGGAGCAGCGCGAGCGTCAGCGACAGCGGCATCAGTGACTCGGACA GTGCAGAGTCTCTCAACAGAAACAGCTTAAGCTTTAGCGATGAGCGGCTCAACTCTCCCGTGTTCTCGCCTTCACCCACCAGCCCTTCAGTCACATCACCCAAAC CAAAACTTGGTGACACAAAGGATCTGGAAGATTTCATTGCAGACCTTGATAAGACATTAGCCA GCATGTGA